aaaatgattgttttgtGGGATATTTTTCACTGGTTGCTCTGGAGAGCTTATTTAGCGTGGTGCATCCCAGGCCCTGccatgaaatcaagcatctgaaagcacacaacttcgtgtgacaaaggtgtttttcttccattattatctcgcaacttcaactaattgtattcaaattttcacaggtttgttattttgtgcataatgttgagatacacctactttgaagactagtctttgccACATGTCAATAGTGTCAACCCCCTTTAGCTCGagctgaaaatatgttttttctttcaatattttcgtgcatctttgatgaccaattgagtccaaattttcacaggtttgttataatatgcatgttgttgagatacaccaagtgagaagactggtctttgacaattaccaatagtgtccaatgtctttaaaaggaaGGTGTGACTCCAGGGAGAAAGTGATAACAGAAAAAgtggttgtcaaagactagtcggtgtatctcaacatatgcataaaaaagttAGCTTGTATTAACACCTAGGCAAAATATGGACATGTAAGCAATTATACAAAAAAGGAATAATCGTTGACAAATGTAAACCCTCTAATGTATATAGGCTTATTACGGAATAAACTTGTCGGAATGGGCTTATTTATTAACACACAGTTCCATCGCTGCAGGGCCAAGCTCGTTATTTAATAATCTAGAACTATTTCAAACCGAATTGATATTTCTACATTTTTGACAACcctttgttaaagggaaggtacacgtttggtaattactcaaaacaaatatttacttaaaaactgacttggtaacgagcattggagagctgttgatggtataaaacattgtgggaaacggctccctctgaagtagcatagattttgacaaagaggtaatttctcacaaaaaataaataaaagacttctagcccagaagtcttttattcctatctgaaagcacacaaatttgtccaacaagggtgtttttttcactcatcattttctcgcaacgtCGATGACTAATTTAGctaagttagaagactggtctttgacaattaccaaacgtataccttccctttaaaacaaaagcgGGATTCGTAAACAGAAATACAAAGCGATCACTTGTCCAGTCACACTCAGACAAGCACATCCGGTGAAAGACTGGACGAGATAAACCAAATCCCCGCAAATGTGACCAATAAAGATGCAAGAAATCCAACCATATATGCcataaactttttattgttcgacttttgatttttgttttctcgaaTTATAGTGTAAAACTGGGACTTTCCCCTTTTCCCACATTCTGGTTGTAAACTTTTATTGCCCGTGCTATCATTTCCCTTGTTTAAACCACGTCTGTTATGTTATCGCGTACATGATCCCCGGTGCAGTTGACGCCCCTGGAAGTCACCTCGACCCCACTAAAGGTAATGGACATCAttagtaattacttaaaacaattgtaagcacaaacacttacttggtatcaagcaatgaagagctgttgatagtataaaacattgtgagaaacagctctctctctgaagaaatgtagtttttgagaaagaagtaattatatcctagaatttgatttcgagacctcgtaattagattttgaggtatcgaaatcaagcatccgaaagcacacaactttgtaagacaagggtgttttttcttgtatattatctcgtaacttcgacgaccaattgagctcaaattatcacaggtttgttattttgtgcataatgttgagatacacctatgTCTTTGCCACTTGTCAATAGTGTCAACCCAAAACGGAActgggtggattttacaaagatttaagactagtcttaacggatttggatactttttcaaaatgtccatagatttacattaaacttacagggtttgaagataatgatagtggaaagcttcccttcaaatatttgttactgatgtgctgtagttttgagaaatgagtaaaacaatgtcatgaaaatacgtttgtaaatgattaaaataattttcgtctcatgagacgaaaataattttcatctcatgagacgaaaataatttttaatgacattgttttattaatttcccaaaaactacagcacttcagcacgtaatattttcagggaagctttctactatcattatcttcaaactgtgcaagtttagtgtaaatctgtggacattgtgtttttattgtcctacaaaagttacacagACCCTTGAAAACGGGTtgggaagagttactcgtcctttcTTAGGTTTagtcttttgtttttaaaatctccTTCAGAAGTGACAACCAAAAAACTGCAAAACTTTGTAGAATTCcaataatatatttattttaaaaacaaatcactatGCTCAATGATAGTACAACACCGTATAAAACCATGACAATTATTGATTTAAAATCTATGTGCATTTTCTTCAttctttgtaaatattattgcaAATCGCTGATACGATATTGTAGATTTAGTTTTATCCACAGTCTAAAGACAAATCGCTCCATTCAGGAGTCaattggaaataaataaaataaagtggATTAAAAATAACtcaattttaacaaaacatcTTTAAACAGCTGCTTTTATACGCATTATATTAATTAGTTAAAATATTCatattatagacgatgtgaccagtgacatcacatgtttacaaaagagccacagaacctgtacttcctgcaggcacgatttctacacagctcaatggaagaaaacataaatcttatattttatggagattgcactgtctaattctgatcaacttttgatatgatgaaagggggcacatcttgTCCAAATCTTTTCTAACTTATATACTTTCGTAACCcctggatttatgtggaaattatggcATGAAATGTCAACTTCCTCATGtgaccagggcctaatttcatagagatgctaagcacaaaaaattgcttagcatgacatttcttccttgataaaaactggatgaccaaccaattttccatttgttgcatattgcttgtgactgatATTCAGCTgtagtttgcttatcctgaaaatcacgtggaaatttggttggaaatcctgtttttatcaaggcaaaaatttcatgttaagcaattttgtgtgcttagcagctctatcaaattgggcccagtacagtatcttgcctgccagactagccaaagaatgtacaaagATTACATGGTCTATAACGAAAAATAACAGTATAAAAGTTATCGATATTATCTAGGCATCTGACTAACGTAACCTATGACGTCAAACTTTGTGGAGGTCAAGTGTCAATATTGCACAGTAATTATGAAGGGGGCTTAATGTTCATGACAAGATCGAAACTACTGATTTGGCTTAAAGGCAAAgtctacatttgtttttttaatccgttcgattgttttaatcctagtagaaatataaacaacaaaactaacctgtgaattttcttttcaaattttggtcgCGTTTACGAGGTATCGCCGAGTCACAGCGTCCGGTATAAGGAATTTGAATTTGtactaaattttgttttgggaAATAGTATTCTGAAGAACAAAGTTGTTTTGGATTTGCTTTCAAATCTTGTTTTGTTATAACTGCAGAATGGACTTGTACAACTTTAATAAATTGTTTCTTCTGCTGTGCTCTTGTCACGATACTGGATTTTTGTGGGGGAAATTAATTTACAAAGATTAAATTACTTTTTAAAGATTAATAATCGTTAAGGCCCTACATCACATTAAATGTTTCGTGACAATACAAGCATATTTACTGGTATTCATTTATAGAATTTCTATTCCAACTGGCAATTTAgcattgaaaacatcaaaattaattaaaaacaacttttttgtgacATAAACCCTTGTCGGAGCTTTGCTGAGTTCCTTTTTGGAAAGATCAttctaagcaaacaaacaaacaaacaaacaaacaaacaaacagacagacagacagacagacagacagacaaccacaacaacaaaacaacaacagcaacaacaacaacaacaacaacaacaacaataacaacaacaacaacaaaccaaaaacaacaaaacaacccaaacaaacatacaatatACCCTTGTCGGAGCTTTGCTGAGTTCCTTGTTGGAAAGACCAttctaagcaaacaaacaaacaaacaaacaaacaaacaaacaaacaaacaaacagacagacagacagacagacagacagacagacagacagacagacagacagacagacagacagacagacagacagccaagaaacaaaacaacaagacaacaacaacaaccacaacaacaaaacaacaacaaaaacagcaacagcagcagcagcaacaacaacaacaacaataacaacaacaacaacaaaccaaaaacaacaaaacaacccaaacaaacatacaatcaATTAAACATAGCAAttactttaaaataatgtaatatCGAAAAACAATTTCTTGTAAATTAAAAACTTGAAAATGTCACATCAAATAGATATAAAATACTGCTAACAAAATATGTACAAACCAAAAAGATACCACTTTAACAATATTATGGATTTTTCCTTCGAGATTACATAATTATGATTTATAACAATATTTTGCCTGGTATCATTTGATGATTAGTGATTATTGGTTaattctcggtcaatttcggaaaatgagcagccaatttaaccatcaagctaaataatcattcaatttagcaattcatcaaagcagcattcaaagtCGCAGACGCTTCCTgtggcgtgtgtgtcacgaaaaataatgacgatacgctaaattaaacagagtgctaaaggaatttgtctcgactcaaaacgaaatagaatggccgaattctgaatttgaaacacagtaacaactggggaggcaaaacagctttaattcgaacgcatgaaaatgaaatcgACTGCtaatttgccgaatttgaccgagaaaaaaACCTATATTTCCAGGGTTAGCTCTATGCGATAGACTGGTCCTGTTTCACTCAACGAACTCCAGTAATTAGCAAATTTTATGGGAAGGGGTTTGGTGGATGTTGCCGACCCTAAGTTTAATTTTCGTTTTTGAGCTGAAACGTCTCTATGTCCCCAGACTTAAAATAATATGTACATGGCAAGAAGCTGTGGTACCAAACAAAccgaatatatttttgtttaattaacacGCATTTATCACCGATAGAGGCGCGACGCCATGAAAACCCTGTTGGTGATAGGAACGTTACATCATTTTCAAAAGCCAAAGATATAAGATCACAGACTTACATCAATCTAACACAGTTTAATtttgatgatagtagaaaacatccgtTATTTCTGTCTGATATAACATATTTAAtgcgaaataaataaaaattatttcccGTTtaaagtttatcgctcagtgagtccAAAATCTAACCCGTTCGCGATAAAGCGAGAAATGCTGTTACAGAAAAGGTTTGCGAAAAACCATTGTATTATGATAATATCTAAATGAGCTGGGGCAACCTCGTCCATATGGAttactttattttcaaccatGTTTACAATAGTAAACCCTGGGATGGAAACACCTTACTTGGGCCCTGATTGGACAACGAATTTACAATATTAGAATATGTTCCATATTCATAGGTACAGCCAGCCGCCAGCAACcaacaatgtacaaacaaaCTATTAAATCTGGTACCGTACTACGAGATTATGACGAAGATGTGAATTTCGAAAAGTAGCCAGACTATTTAAATGTGCATGCGTATCCAAACATTTTGGATATGCAAATGATCCAATACCAGGGTGAGAGAGCGGTCAACCTTGTAACCGCTCGACACGCCCTGGGGACGAGGTTGGagctggggtggttctgaaaaagaaccaTATGTTTCAACTCGTCGTTTCGATGAGTATGCTCTATCGTCCTCTTGAAAAAGGCAGTATCCAGTAGTTTACAGGtaccattaaagacagtggacactattggtaattgtcaaagaccagtcttctcacttggtgtatctcaacatatgcacgaaataacaaacctgtaaaaatttgagctcaattggtcgtcgaacttgcgagatatgaatgaaagaaaaaacacccttgtcacacgaaggtgtgtgcgtttagtgggttgatttcgagacctcaagttctaaacctgaggtctcgaaatcaaattcgtggaaaattacttctttctcggaaactatggcacttcagagggatccgtttctcacaatgttgtataccaacctctccccattactcgttaccaagaaaggttttatgctaataattattttgagtaattaccaatagtgtccactgcctttaaatgggctTGTTGCCTTTtgattgggctatttgggctataaacgggcatgatattcttcctactctTGTCTGAGTTCCGATTTTGTTTTCAGGGGACTCTTTTGATTGGGCTCTTTGGGCTATAAAACACTCTTGTCTGAGGTCCGATTTTTTCCCCTGGACTCTGGTGCTGCCTGCAAGGATTTTGTTTACAAGATAAAATCTTGACAAAACTTGTAATGTAACTTTCGCTTGACTCTCTCCATGACCTTTGTCTTTCCCCTGGTGTAGTTCCGTAGAGCCCTCGCCATGTTTTGATACGTCATCTGCTCCCTGTTCCCCTTATAGCGCCCCCACATCTCGGCAAAATCATCTTTCCTCGCCGAATGGAAACGGAAGACGCCACTTTGTTTATTGACCCACTCGAGGACGTGATGCATGCTGGGATTGTTCAGGTGAGCCAGAATGAACTTGTACAGGATTGGCTGGCTTCGTTCTGTAAGTGAGTAAGACGTGGACATTTAACCAATAAGAAAAGTCGTTGCAAACTTTGGGTTGGAGTTAAAGTGACTGGTGTTTGAGACTTTCTGTGGTATGGAACTCAAGACAACTATAGTAGTAAACTATCTTGTACAGGATTGGCTGGCTCCGTTatgttataaataaaaagtcGAAATTTAACCAATAAGAAGAGTCGTTGTAAACTTTGGGTATGCGTAATTTATGTGATTGACGCTTGTACTTAGTATGGTGACTGGTTGAGCACTGAACACGTTTATTACTACTACGAATTGGGTACACGACAAAATGCTTCCGAAGTGTAAACTTTATAGGCGGGTCAACACTCACTTTGTTTTGGTGTCTTGGGTTTCCTTGGCCTCCCCCTCTTTCTCTTCGGCCGTGACACGGAGGACACGCCCATCTCTAGGTCGGGCTCAATGATCAGTGACGAAGCTGTGACGTCACTCTCGTTCCTCGGATAACCTCTGACCGTGAGTGGCAGCCAATTGAACGTTGTTGACGTCACCTCGTTGGTGAGGCATCGTGGATGGCTGCTGTCGATGTCATGTGACGCAAAGTCGTCGCTCATTGGTGGAGAGAGCGGGGCGGGGCTACTCATGTTCGAACCCCAATCAGATTGCATCAAAGGCTGAAATGATTAACATAAATTTGCATACTGTTAATGATTAACTTAGTGGGTTCCATAAACGCTAACTAACATACACAACAAAAACccgaaaacaacaataacaacaacaacagcagccgCAGCAACAGCAACGACGCGACAACAACAACCGAAAcaggcaacaacaacaaccaggacaataacaacaacagcagcagcagtagcagcaaAAGCAATGtgaacaacaacgacaacaacaacaacaacaacaacaacaacaacaacaacaacaacaacaacaacaaaaacaacaacaacaacaacaacagcagcagaaacaacaaaagcaacaacaacaacaaaagcaacaacaactgCATCACTAAAGAGCATTGAACATTTAATAACTGCTTCATTTCAGGcttcttctcctgaagacgagcagagtatactgttcgaaacgtcgaaacCAAACCGGCGCTTCTCGGAGCCAGCACTCACTTCACAGAGAATTATTACTTGGTTGTATCCAAACg
This region of Asterias amurensis chromosome 22, ASM3211899v1 genomic DNA includes:
- the LOC139953962 gene encoding ETS homologous factor-like, translating into MEGPLHFYQPGIVCASEGSLYGAEFDDGQQECELDHVKESACPESILNFILDADKLRKTQEDKLDARFRLGVPPDPLDWTVDHVNSWVTWLTTTFDLQIFGDFRVKLYDCPLDGRTLTQWSSDDFCRLFGPNGDLIHENFRRWLNDFPESREMQDDLYGVQKDIYRLEDIKHKLINTLAGTQPLMQSDWGSNMSSPAPLSPPMSDDFASHDIDSSHPRCLTNEVTSTTFNWLPLTVRGYPRNESDVTASSLIIEPDLEMGVSSVSRPKRKRGRPRKPKTPKQKRSQPILYKFILAHLNNPSMHHVLEWVNKQSGVFRFHSARKDDFAEMWGRYKGNREQMTYQNMARALRNYTRGKTKVMERVKRKLHYKFCQDFIL